The genome window TATAACGTTTGTTTCTTCAAGTGATCTGGTTAGTTGTGGATAACTAGATAACCCGATTGGGAAGGCCGTGGTGCCAGTGGTGACGTTGCCTTCCGAGTCAGTCGAAGTGTACGTGGAGGTCGTTAGGGAGGCTTCCGATGATACCTCTGAGGAGGTCTCAGACGACGTCTCGACTGGGAAGGTGGTAGTGCCAGTCGTGACATTGCCTTCCGAGTCAGTCGAAGTGTACGTGGAGGTCGTTAGGGAGGCTTCCGATGATACCTCTGAGGAGGTCTCAGACGAGGTCTCGACTGGGAAGGTGGTAGTGCCAGTCGTGACATTGCCTTCCGAGTCAGTCGAAGTGTACGTGGAGGTCGTTAGGGAGGCTTCCGATGATACCTCTGAGGAGGTCTCAGACGACGTCTCGACTGGGAAGGTGGTAGTGCCAGTCGTGACATTGCCTTCCGAGTCAGTCGAAGTGTACGTGGAGGTCGTTAGGGAGGCTTCCGATGATACCTCTGAGGAGGTCTCAGACGACGTCTCGACTGGGAAGGTGGTAGTGCCAGTCGTGATATCGCCTTCCGAGTCAGTCGAAGTGTACGTGGAGGTCGTTAGAGAAGCTGCGGACGAGCCTTCAGATGAAGTTTCAGATGAGACATCAGATGAAGTTTCAGATGAGACATCAGATGTAGTTTCAGATGAGACATCAGATGAAGTTTCAGATGAGACATCAGATGTAGTTTCAGATGAGACATCAGATGAAGTTTCAGATGAGACATCAGATGTAGTTTCAGATGAGACATCAGATGAAGTTTCAGATGAGACATCAGATGAAGTTTCAGATGAGACATCggatgaaatattaattgaatGATGTTCTGATTCTGTTTCACTAGTGTCCGTTTCAGTTTCGGAATCTATTGACTTCTCTGTTTCAGAGTCAGTTGTTTCAAGTAGTGTGCTTAAATCCTCAGAGGTTTCCTCACTTAACTCAGTGCTCTCACTTGATAATGGTTCACTTTCGTTAGAAGATGTTTTCTCCATTGGCATATAAACATAATAAACAGTTTCTGTGACCTCATCTCCCTCACTATTAGtaaaagtaaaaatatcaGAAGAATATGTAGAAATCTCCGTGATATCATGTTCTTCATACACAGTAGATGTTGTCTCTAAAATAGGAAGTTGAACTAGGAAAGTAGTTTCTGTTATAGCTTCACCGTTGTTATTTGTCACAGTATTAACTATCGTCTCAAATGTTGTAGTCACAGGATTGTAACCTTTTGAAAAGGATGTCATAGTAGTAGCACGCTCAGGAGTGTAAACGTAGTACACAGTTGCAGTTGTTTCGACACCAAACACATCCGTAAATGTAGTTGTGAATGTTTCAAAAGTTGTTGTGACTGACTCAGTGTTAGGGAAAAAAACAGTGGTTTGTGTGACGATGGATGGAGTGTACACATAGTATACTGTTTCTGTTACTTCATTTCCATCTTCATCAGTAACTATAGTAGTCAAACTGGAGTATGTGTATGTTGAAGAGTAAGTACCCAATGTTGTAATAGTACTTGATGACATTCTTATTGGTGTATGTACGTAATAGATTGTTTCTGTGGTTTCGCTTCCCTTGGCATCCGTTAACGTACTTATGACTGTGGAATACGTTGACGTTGTGCTATCCAATACCCCACTAAAAGTAGTCAATATTTCGACATGAGATGGAgtataaacaaaatataaagttcCAGTGGTCTCAAGTCCATCAGAACCAATGAATTTGTTTAGTGTAGTGGAGAAAGTGGACTGGGAAATGCCTGTCCATAATAGATAGCTTGTAGAACTACTGTTACGGACCGGagtttcaataaaaaatatcgTTTGAAGTGTGGTGGAGGAATTTGCACCAACAAATTGTGTGGTTAGAgtagaaaataaagatgaaaaaGATCCTGTCCAATAAGTATAGTGTGTCTCGACAGCACTTGGGATAGGAATTACAACCAAGTATATAGTTGTTGTAGTTACAATCCCATCAGTATCTGTAAAATAAGTTAAGACTGTAGCTTCTGTAGTTGTGTAACTCAAACTATCAGTAACAGTTTCATAGTTGGTTGTATGAAAATCTGGAGTGTGTACAAAGAAGACAGTATATGTAACTTCTTCTCCAACAACGTTAGTAACCGTAATTATGCCTGTGGAATAGGTAGTTGTTGATCTAGTTGTCCAGCCGACATAGCTGGTCGAGGTGCCAACACGTAGAGGTGTCTGTACATAATAAATAGTCTCTGTTGTTGCTTTACCATCAGACCCAATAAAAGTAGTGATGAGAGTAGAATATGTAGCAGTAGTACCTACAGAACCTGTTGAAAATACAGTGGTTGTAGTCTCTTCGATTGGGGTGTagacaaaataaattgtaaCACTGGTAGCTAATCCGTTCTCACTGATAGTTGTTGTGATAGTAGAATAAGTAAATGTATCGCTGGCATACCATCCAGTCAGACTGGTAGATGTTGATACACGTTTTGGTGTTTGCACAAAATATGTAGTCTCTGTTGTTTCATCACCCAATGAATCTGTGACAGTGACGATCGTGCTTGAATATGTGACCGTAGTTAGGGCATTATCCGCACTATATTCCGTTGTAGTTAGATCTCTTTTAGGTGTGCTAACATAATAGATAGTTTCGGTGTAAGTATAGTCCGACTCGGTGATCGTTTTCACCAGCGTTGAGTATGTTAATGTTGAAGATTTTAAACCAGCTGTAAACACTGTTGTCGTAAGATCAGATTTGGGGGTGCCCACAACGTAGATGATTTCAGTAGTTTCTTGGCCATCAGTGCCAGTGGCAACAGACATAGAAGTGGTGAAAGTCCCGGTAATAGGAGATTGCCAACCAGTAGTGGTGGTTGTAGTAGTAACACGATATGGTGTGTACACAAAGAAAACTGTTTCTGTTGTAAAAATTCCATCAGCACCTGAGACTGTCGTAAGAATTGTACTAAAAGTGTTAGTGTTTTGATTGAGCCAAGGAGTAAACGAAGTACTGGTCAATCCCCTGGATGGAGTTTCAACTATATAAGTAGTCAAAGTCCAAGGTAACAAAAATGAACCTATATATCCAAAACTAGTCATAACCAAAGTGGCAATTGTAGACGTCAAATCACCTGGATAAGGTACATATGAAATCATTGGACTAAATACAGGCgtttcaatataaaaagtTGTTATACCATCTAATACCGTTGACGAGTATAAACTGATGTAACTTCCAGTCCAGGATGTCAAAATCGTTGTTTGACCGGCAACTGTCGGTATACCAACATAATAGACTGTTTCTGTAGTTTCCAAACCATCTGCTCCAGTTATGGTTGTAGCTATAGTGGAGAAAGTTGTTGTACCGATAGAAGATCCGCTAACTTCAAAATACTGGGTTGAATATGCATAACGCTCTGGGGTAAGAATATAGTAGACTATTTCGGTAGTAGCATTGCCCATATAATCAGTGGTTGTTGAGATGAAGGTAGAATAGGTGCTCGTACCTGAGCTTCCCCAATACGAATAGATGCTAGTTAGTACCTCGCGTATTGGAGTTTCAACAATGACCAACGTC of Tetrapisispora phaffii CBS 4417 chromosome 13, complete genome contains these proteins:
- the TPHA0M00095 gene encoding uncharacterized protein, whose translation is MKLFSFKLLQILFLFLALYATHIYGDVTSNFSVTSYGTIVQPPISSISSTLNGIIFINLAFTTYITTTFYVLQTLYSTTSYSYIYTEANAIPYTKSTQIVYSFGGTPGFYSFTTYIYYVATPYFTGTVVKYPSTRTATSTSYWTSTGVTTSFVQFGLVTDTQNGSGILINSYIVSSPYSGTFTTTVYTYSHLNFVLTQTTTSKSASSYLYYVYIVNSPYPSTVLYSYSINTAQQTPLTYSYSTTLGIGTDSQTTYTTIFYVSTNLPQISTSTTIASYLGTTPAVTSISISTTTISGSPTLVSVFYIYTNIPNTFTSVTTRVTNTSSNKYTISTSIQIGIGADGSSTATTIYYIGIPDNFFKSTTSDYWTGNQLTTSLGYTTTAGADGKSTVGTIYYVLNTRNPGVTITSPWSGSYTTFYSTSVSYSTLYLLIFFPIASYTTTFYYINIPIFRTTMLTSTYANVANTTTYSTNVFTFTGFDKNVTTETIYYIYTPPVRSSTSILTRTNIGGTKSTTFRTIAVTTTGADGKETTDVTYYIGLPDALFQTTTTAPWTGDYTLTYDINYTTVSGADDSSTVITIYHVETPTPFGLWDTTYWTGTYTTYNYQGIVWRFGFFLIIFFGIWPYDYYILSTPKRDTTFTSFTRPWLSHSSKTSILTTTVVNDGSATTETIYFIYTPATTLTSTSFTQGEFTGSVASTTRTLTTYVSDSPDTQYYEVLYYVVLPINEALSTVYTQWTGLYATTATTVTSTITGSDGNLSIVTIYTVETPHIEPSTSYTYWTGSSTQVLSTSVYTSIGYLDNFFATWTLTLVIVETPIREVLTSIYSYWGSSGTSTYSTFISTTTDYMGNATTEIVYYILTPERYAYSTQYFEVSGSSIGTTTFSTIATTITGADGLETTETVYYVGIPTVAGQTTILTSWTGSYISLYSSTVLDGITTFYIETPVFSPMISYVPYPGDLTSTIATLVMTSFGYIGSFLLPWTLTTYIVETPSRGLTSTSFTPWLNQNTNTFSTILTTVSGADGIFTTETVFFVYTPYRVTTTTTTTGWQSPITGTFTTSMSVATGTDGQETTEIIYVVGTPKSDLTTTVFTAGLKSSTLTYSTLVKTITESDYTYTETIYYVSTPKRDLTTTEYSADNALTTVTYSSTIVTVTDSLGDETTETTYFVQTPKRVSTSTSLTGWYASDTFTYSTITTTISENGLATSVTIYFVYTPIEETTTTVFSTGSVGTTATYSTLITTFIGSDGKATTETIYYVQTPLRVGTSTSYVGWTTRSTTTYSTGIITVTNVVGEEVTYTVFFVHTPDFHTTNYETVTDSLSYTTTEATVLTYFTDTDGIVTTTTIYLVVIPIPSAVETHYTYWTGSFSSLFSTLTTQFVGANSSTTLQTIFFIETPVRNSSSTSYLLWTGISQSTFSTTLNKFIGSDGLETTGTLYFVYTPSHVEILTTFSGVLDSTTSTYSTVISTLTDAKGSETTETIYYVHTPIRMSSSTITTLGTYSSTYTYSSLTTIVTDEDGNEVTETVYYVYTPSIVTQTTVFFPNTESVTTTFETFTTTFTDVFGVETTATVYYVYTPERATTMTSFSKGYNPVTTTFETIVNTVTNNNGEAITETTFLVQLPILETTSTVYEEHDITEISTYSSDIFTFTNSEGDEVTETVYYVYMPMEKTSSNESEPLSSESTELSEETSEDLSTLLETTDSETEKSIDSETETDTSETESEHHSINISSDVSSETSSDVSSETSSDVSSETTSDVSSETSSDVSSETTSDVSSETSSDVSSETTSDVSSETSSDVSSETSSEGSSAASLTTSTYTSTDSEGDITTGTTTFPVETSSETSSEVSSEASLTTSTYTSTDSEGNVTTGTTTFPVETSSETSSEVSSEASLTTSTYTSTDSEGNVTTGTTTFPVETSSETSSEVSSEASLTTSTYTSTDSEGNVTTGTTTFPVETSSETSSEVSSEASLTTSTYTSTDSEGNVTTGTTAFPIGLSSYPQLTRSLEETNVISIWTSTDSYGNIISGSSILNISHSKDCTSMLHSTVISGELINAISKSRQPTSSLNDVSMNESSTPVPAPITTTVVSGSSTETDVISFYTTTDSEGEVVTTSTTYSAVSSESSASVPAPITTTVVSGSSTETDVISFYTTTDSEGEVVTTSTTYTGVTSESSASVPAPITTTVVSGSSTETDVISFYTTTDSEGEVVTTSTTYSAVSSESSA